The Pirellulales bacterium genome window below encodes:
- the rpsO gene encoding 30S ribosomal protein S15, which translates to MTITKDRKQTLIGDFRRADSDTGSPEVQIAILTTRVGELTEHLRTHKKDYSSRRGLLMMVSRRRRLLDYLKRVDPQRYLDIIGRLEIRK; encoded by the coding sequence ATGACCATCACCAAAGACCGCAAACAGACGCTGATCGGCGATTTCCGGCGGGCGGATAGCGACACCGGCTCGCCCGAGGTGCAGATCGCCATTTTGACCACGCGCGTCGGCGAACTCACCGAGCACTTGCGGACGCACAAGAAGGACTACTCCAGCCGGCGTGGTCTGTTGATGATGGTAAGTCGCCGGCGCCGCTTGCTGGATTATTTGAAGCGCGTCGATCCGCAGCGGTATCTCGACATCATCGGCCGTCTGGAAATCAGAAAGTAG
- the pnp gene encoding polyribonucleotide nucleotidyltransferase, which yields MKVRVEKSIGSGILSIETGMLAKQAAGSCLVQFGETVVITAATTGPPRQAGADFFPLTCDYRERTAAAGKFPGGFLKREGRPTMKETLTSRLMDRPIRPLFPAGFRDEVQIQSFVLASDRQNDGDVLAMNGASAALGLSPLPFQGPIASVRLGHVDGRFIPFPTQDELEDSDLDLIVSGSKTAVLMIEGFAREMPEELMADAINECQRIIRAICELQEELFAKVGVQKAPFTPAAPSAVYEQLKSRYYDAFKTAKQTEGKQLRAAAVKALKEKVAAETIPDPAAAGAIAAAEFDGAWHHLEERVVRDAILSGTRPDGRPTNALRAIECHVDVLPRVHGSAVFQRGETQALVTVTLGTPRDEQRVDGLIEEYSKKFMLDYYFPPFSVGETKPIRGPGRREIGHGALAERSIKPVLPDPDEFPYTIRVISDILESNGSSSMASVCGGTLGLMAAGVPISNPVAGISIGLVKESESKWVLLTDIIGDEDHFGDMDFKIAGTQKGITGIQLDLKVDGISPEIVRATMAQSREARIEILRKMLTTILRPRSDISQWAPRLLRTHIDPEKIGALIGPGGKMIRSIQESTGAVIEVDDDGTVTIASHDAQGAKSALAKVEALTASVQIGRIYEGRVTSVKDFGAFVEIIPGKDGLCHISELSDEYVHSVGDVCKVGDTMHVKVIAIDDQERVKLSRKQAMREMATAGDGK from the coding sequence TTGAAAGTACGAGTTGAGAAATCCATCGGTTCGGGCATTTTATCAATTGAAACGGGGATGTTGGCCAAGCAGGCGGCCGGAAGCTGCCTGGTGCAGTTCGGCGAGACGGTCGTGATCACCGCCGCGACGACCGGCCCGCCGCGGCAAGCGGGGGCCGACTTCTTTCCGCTGACCTGCGACTACCGCGAGCGAACGGCCGCGGCCGGAAAATTCCCCGGCGGCTTCCTCAAACGGGAAGGCCGCCCCACGATGAAGGAAACGCTCACGTCGCGGCTCATGGACCGCCCGATCCGGCCGCTGTTTCCCGCGGGCTTCCGCGACGAAGTACAGATTCAGAGCTTTGTCCTAGCCAGCGACCGGCAAAATGATGGCGACGTGCTGGCGATGAACGGCGCCTCGGCCGCGCTCGGTCTCTCGCCGCTGCCGTTCCAGGGGCCGATTGCCTCGGTCCGACTGGGCCACGTCGATGGTCGCTTCATTCCGTTCCCCACGCAGGATGAGCTGGAGGATAGCGATCTCGACTTGATTGTCTCCGGTAGCAAGACGGCCGTGCTGATGATCGAGGGCTTTGCCCGCGAGATGCCCGAGGAGTTGATGGCCGACGCGATCAACGAATGCCAACGGATCATTCGGGCGATTTGCGAGTTGCAAGAGGAATTGTTTGCGAAGGTGGGCGTGCAGAAAGCGCCCTTCACCCCGGCGGCCCCGAGCGCCGTATATGAGCAACTGAAGAGCCGCTATTACGACGCTTTCAAGACCGCCAAGCAGACCGAAGGGAAGCAGCTCCGAGCGGCGGCCGTCAAGGCGCTCAAGGAGAAAGTGGCGGCCGAGACGATTCCCGATCCGGCGGCCGCTGGAGCGATTGCCGCGGCGGAATTTGACGGCGCTTGGCATCATTTGGAAGAGCGCGTCGTTCGCGACGCGATTCTCTCCGGCACGCGCCCCGACGGTCGGCCGACGAACGCGCTGCGGGCGATCGAGTGCCATGTCGACGTGCTGCCGCGGGTCCACGGCTCGGCCGTCTTCCAACGCGGCGAGACGCAGGCCCTCGTGACAGTGACGCTCGGCACCCCGCGCGACGAGCAGCGCGTGGACGGGCTGATCGAAGAGTATTCCAAGAAGTTCATGCTCGACTATTATTTCCCGCCGTTCTCCGTGGGCGAGACGAAGCCGATCCGCGGGCCAGGGCGGCGCGAAATCGGGCACGGGGCGCTCGCCGAGCGGAGCATCAAGCCGGTGCTGCCCGATCCGGATGAATTCCCTTATACGATCCGCGTTATTTCCGACATTCTCGAATCGAACGGCTCGAGTTCGATGGCCAGCGTTTGCGGCGGAACGCTCGGGCTGATGGCGGCCGGCGTGCCGATCAGCAATCCCGTGGCGGGTATCTCGATCGGACTGGTCAAGGAATCCGAATCGAAGTGGGTCCTGCTGACCGACATCATCGGCGACGAAGACCATTTCGGCGATATGGATTTCAAGATCGCCGGCACGCAAAAGGGGATCACCGGGATTCAGCTCGATCTCAAAGTCGATGGGATCAGCCCCGAGATCGTTCGGGCGACGATGGCCCAATCGCGCGAGGCGCGGATCGAGATTCTTCGCAAGATGCTCACGACGATCCTCCGGCCGAGATCGGATATTTCGCAGTGGGCGCCGCGGCTGTTGCGCACCCACATCGATCCCGAGAAGATCGGCGCGCTGATCGGTCCGGGAGGCAAGATGATTCGCAGCATTCAGGAATCGACCGGCGCGGTGATCGAGGTCGACGACGATGGCACCGTGACCATCGCCAGCCACGACGCTCAAGGGGCCAAGTCGGCGCTGGCCAAGGTCGAGGCCTTGACCGCCTCCGTCCAGATCGGCCGGATTTACGAAGGACGCGTGACCAGCGTCAAGGACTTCGGCGCGTTCGTCGAGATCATTCCGGGCAAGGACGGACTTTGCCACATCAGTGAATTGTCGGACGAATATGTCCACAGCGTCGGCGATGTCTGCAAGGTCGGCGACACGATGCACGTCAAGGTGATCGCCATCGACGATCAAGAGCGGGTGAAGCTCAGCCGCAAGCAAGCCATGCGCGAAATGGCGACCGCCGGCGATGGGAAATAA
- a CDS encoding ATP-binding protein encodes MGNKADDQRGFADLYTEIAALAGGLAHEIRNPLSTIRLNMELLAEDFADSQAPRDRRAVAKIARVQKECQRLEDLLNDFLNFARPRQFNLEAADLNAEVDRVLDFFRPKADESKVEIVRYLDPDLPSVVLDRETFQSALLNLVLNAQQAMKDGGQLVLRTRPTPTGVALDLIDTGCGMDAETQAQIFNTFYSTKPAGSGLGLPTARKIIEGHGGQMSVESEVGKGTKFTISLPVPPRLVAAPVGKAI; translated from the coding sequence ATGGGAAATAAGGCCGACGATCAGCGCGGATTCGCCGATCTCTATACCGAGATCGCCGCGCTGGCGGGCGGGCTGGCCCACGAGATTCGCAACCCGCTCTCGACCATCCGGCTCAACATGGAGCTACTGGCCGAGGATTTCGCCGATTCGCAGGCGCCGCGCGACCGCCGGGCGGTCGCGAAGATCGCTCGCGTTCAGAAGGAATGCCAGCGGCTGGAAGACCTGCTCAACGACTTCTTGAACTTCGCCCGCCCGCGGCAGTTCAATCTCGAAGCGGCCGACCTGAATGCCGAAGTAGATCGCGTGCTCGACTTCTTTCGCCCCAAGGCCGACGAATCGAAGGTCGAGATCGTCCGCTATCTCGATCCGGACCTGCCGAGCGTCGTGCTCGATCGCGAGACGTTTCAATCGGCGTTGTTGAACCTCGTGCTCAACGCCCAGCAGGCGATGAAAGACGGCGGCCAGCTCGTGCTCCGCACCCGGCCAACGCCGACCGGCGTGGCGCTCGACCTGATCGACACCGGCTGCGGCATGGACGCCGAGACGCAAGCCCAGATCTTCAACACCTTCTACTCGACCAAGCCGGCCGGCTCCGGCCTCGGCCTGCCCACCGCCCGCAAGATCATCGAAGGGCACGGCGGGCAAATGAGCGTCGAGAGCGAAGTCGGCAAGGGGACGAAGTTCACGATCTCGCTCCCCGTCCCGCCGCGGCTGGTGGCCGCGCCGGTGGGCAAAGCGATTTAG
- a CDS encoding sigma-54 dependent transcriptional regulator produces MVTTAAPQHDKAKPADIRVLIVDNDQSHAETVAESLQRVGYECEVATSGPQGAELIERETFDIVITDLKMADIDGLEILARTKQALPDAQVIVVTGYGTIPSAVAAMQQGAFNYLQKPLDLGHLRVIAEKAAEAVRLRRTNVELNRRLDEKFGFEGVVGSSPQMNGVIDRLKRIAPTDASVLIQGETGTGKELVAQAIHQNSPRKNKAFVALNCAALSENILESELFGHIRGAFTDASTDRIGKFEYAHGGTLFLDEVGDMPLATQIKLLRVLESGEITRVGSNDPIRVNVRILSATNRNLEDSIAAGTFRSDLYHRLKVVTIVLPRLAERSQDIPLLIEHFIRQFAKRHHKAIKSMSTAARMKLLAFDWPGNVRQLRNTVESMVVVDFDGVLDLDDLPTELAGPAPAATEPSPGSVTSLVGKPLVDIERLFIAETLRFTGGNREHAAQLLGIGERTLYRKIKEYGL; encoded by the coding sequence ATGGTAACGACTGCCGCCCCGCAACACGACAAAGCGAAACCGGCCGACATTCGCGTGCTGATCGTCGACAACGATCAGTCGCACGCCGAAACCGTGGCCGAGAGCCTGCAGCGCGTCGGCTACGAATGTGAAGTGGCCACATCAGGTCCTCAGGGGGCCGAGTTGATCGAGCGCGAGACGTTCGACATCGTCATCACCGATCTCAAGATGGCCGATATCGACGGGCTCGAAATCCTCGCCCGCACCAAGCAGGCCCTGCCGGACGCGCAGGTCATCGTCGTCACCGGCTACGGCACGATCCCCTCGGCGGTCGCCGCGATGCAGCAAGGGGCATTCAACTATCTGCAAAAGCCGCTCGATCTGGGGCATCTCCGCGTGATCGCTGAAAAGGCCGCCGAGGCCGTTCGCTTGCGGCGGACGAATGTCGAGTTGAACCGCCGGCTGGACGAGAAATTCGGGTTCGAGGGAGTCGTTGGCTCCAGCCCGCAAATGAACGGCGTGATCGATCGCCTCAAGCGGATCGCCCCGACCGACGCCAGCGTGCTGATTCAAGGGGAAACGGGCACCGGCAAGGAACTCGTCGCCCAGGCCATCCATCAAAACAGCCCCCGGAAGAACAAGGCGTTCGTCGCCCTGAATTGCGCCGCCCTGAGCGAGAACATTCTGGAAAGCGAACTATTCGGGCACATCCGCGGCGCGTTCACCGACGCCTCGACCGATCGCATCGGCAAATTCGAATACGCTCACGGCGGGACGCTCTTTCTCGACGAGGTGGGGGACATGCCGCTGGCCACGCAGATCAAGCTGCTCCGCGTGCTGGAAAGCGGCGAGATCACGCGCGTCGGCTCGAACGATCCGATCCGTGTGAACGTCCGCATCCTCTCGGCCACCAATCGCAATCTCGAAGATTCGATCGCCGCCGGCACGTTCCGCAGCGATCTCTACCATCGGCTCAAGGTGGTGACGATCGTGCTCCCGCGGCTGGCCGAGCGGAGCCAGGATATTCCGCTGCTGATAGAGCACTTCATCCGCCAGTTCGCTAAGCGACATCACAAGGCGATCAAAAGCATGTCGACGGCCGCGCGGATGAAGCTGTTGGCCTTCGATTGGCCGGGCAACGTGCGTCAGTTGCGCAACACGGTCGAGAGCATGGTGGTCGTGGATTTCGACGGCGTTCTCGATCTCGACGACCTGCCGACGGAGTTGGCGGGCCCGGCGCCCGCGGCGACCGAGCCATCGCCCGGCAGCGTCACGAGCCTGGTGGGCAAGCCGCTGGTGGATATCGAGCGGCTGTTCATCGCCGAGACGCTCCGCTTCACCGGCGGCAACCGCGAGCACGCCGCGCAACTGCTCGGCATCGGCGAGCGGACACTGTATCGGAAGATCAAGGAATACGGATTGTGA